A portion of the Oryzias melastigma strain HK-1 linkage group LG1, ASM292280v2, whole genome shotgun sequence genome contains these proteins:
- the plrg1 gene encoding pleiotropic regulator 1, with protein MTEEVQKHSVHTLVFRSLKRTHDMFVADHAKSIALDEDSHKLKMGVKLKSDYSPVLHMPVLKEVKSHHPDGIHGNDAYMQPGDDPEYLITGTHAYPSGPGVALTADTKVHRNPSESGIHSMALALPPSQARQESSRTAATVAEIRRGAERAHAQSTALLLLEGGGTRHSNLMRRAPTMPKPQWHPPWKLFRVISGHLGWVRSIAVEPGNQWFVTGSADRTIKIWDLASGKLKLSLTGHISTVRGVAVSSRSPYLFSCGEDKQVKCWDLEYNKVIRHYHGHLSAVYDLDLHPTIDVLMTCSRDATARVWDIRTKANVHTLTGHTNTVATVRCQAAEPQVITGSHDSTIRLWDLIAGKTRATLTNHKKSVRTLVMHPRQYTFASGSADNIKQWMFPDGNFIQNLSGHNAIINTLAVNSDGVLVSGADNGTIHMWDWRTGYNFQRIHAAVQPGSLDSESGIFACVFDHSESRLITAEADKTIKVYKEDDTATEESHPVNWKPEILKRKRF; from the exons ATGACTGAG GAAGTCCAGAAACACTCGGTCCACACGTTGGTCTTCAGGTCATTGAAAAGGACTCATGACATGTTCGTAGCTGACCATGCTAAATCCATCGCTCTAGATGAGGACAG CCACAAGCTGAAGATGGGTGTGAAGCTGAAGTCAGACTACAGTCCTGTTTTACACATGCCAGTGTTAAAGGAGGTGAAGTCACATCATCCAGACGGTATCCACGGCAACGACGCTTACATGCAGCCGG GGGATGATCCTGAATATCTGATCACGGGAACGCATGCTTATCCATCCGGACCTG GAGTCGCCCTGACAGCTGATACAAAAGTGCACAGAAACCCCAGTGAGTCAGGAATCCACTCCATGGCTCTGGCTTTGCCACCATCACAAGCAAG ACAAGAGTCCAGCCGCACTGCAGCCACAGTCGCAGAGATCCGTCGTGGAGCAGAAAGAGCTCACGCTCAGTCCACCGCTCTG CTGCTCTTGGAAGGAGGTGGCACCAGACATTCTAACCTGATGAGGAGAGCACCGACCATGCCCAAACCGCAGTGGCATCCTCCCTGGAAACTCTTCCGA GTCATCAGTGGCCACCTTGGCTGGGTCAGGTCCATCGCTGTGGAGCCGGGGAATCAGTGGTTTGTTACCGGATCTGCAGACAGAACAATCAAG atCTGGGACCTGGCCAGTGGAAAACTGAAACTCTCTCTGACGGGACACATCAGCACAGTTCGTGGAGTGGCGGTGAGCAGCCGCAGTCCGTACCTTTTCTCCTGTGGAGAGGATAAGCAAGTCAAATGCTGGGATCTAGAGTACAACAAG GTCATCAGGCATTATCACGGACACCTCAGTGCTGTGTATGACCTGGACCTCCATCCAACTATTGATGTCCTCATGACGTGCAGCAGAGACGCCACAGCCAGG GTGTGGGACATCAGGACCAAAGCAAACGTGCACACCCTAACGGGTCACACCAACACCGTCGCCACGGTGAGATGTCAGGCAGCAGAGCCACAAGTCATAACcg ggaGCCACGATTCCACCATCAGGCTGTGGGATCTGATCGCTGGAAAAACCAGAGCAACTCTGACCAACCACAAGAAGTCCGTCCGGACGCTGGTGATGCATCCCAGACA ATACACGTTCGCCTCTGGATCGGCTGATAACATCAAACAGTGGATGTTCCCCGACGGAAACTTCATCCAGAATCTGTCTGGACACAACGCCATCATCAACACGCTGGCGGTGAACTCTGATGGAGTCTTGGTGTCTGGAG CCGACAACGGAACCATCCACATGTGGGACTGGAGAACGGGATACAACTTTCAGAGGATCCACGCGGCCGTGCAGCCCGGATCTCTGGACAGCGAGTCGGGAATCTTCGCCTGTGTGTTCGACCACTCGGAGAGCCGACTGATCACTGCAGAGGCTGACAAGACCATCAAAGTTTACAAAGAGGACGACACAGCG ACGGAAGAAAGCCACCCAGTCAACTGGAAACCAGAAATCCTCAAGAGAAAAAGATTCTAA
- the fgg gene encoding fibrinogen gamma chain gives MNLYQSLTRGHIQINIPPSPGSPSFSKNTGGRSNMQPSLLATVGGFLLVVSLVSAQTRGDNVGACTPNDGFGKYCPTTCGVADYFYKYVPQVSDDLDEMQRELNMIANLTQGAEEKISYMRDSATSAQKSSQPEPLFKRSSSMLEDVIRFEKTFIAQEQQIFELQSLISSNERSMADLKQLSMQLQQRCSNPCRDAVEIQPITGADCQDIANKGATTSGLYYVKPPKAQEQFLVYCEIDSVGRGFTVLQRRRDGSVDFSKNWVQYQEGFGYLSPDDTTEFWLGNEKIHLLTVSSNIPVVLRIELVDWEGNKRYADYAMFRVGSAEDNYRLMYGYYFGGDAGDAFDGVDLGDDPSDKYYTSHNGMQFSTFDRDNDKYDGNCAQQDGSGWWMNRCHAAHLNGKYYQGGRYSEKDAGEHGYDNGITWLTWHDRWYSLKETTMKIIPLNRIMAGGGQQAGVKNFGGLGSR, from the exons ATGAACCTGTACCAAAGTCTGACCCGGGGACACATCCAGATAAATATTCCCCCCAGTCCAGGCAGCCCTTCATTCTCCAAAAACACAGGAGGCCGGAGCAACATGCAGCCATCACTTCTCGCCACAGTGGGAGGATTTCTATTAGTCGTCTCCCTGGTGTCTGCA CAAACAAGAGGAGATAATGTGGGAGCGTGCACCCCAAACGATGGCTTT gGAAAATATTGTCCTACAACATGTGGAGTTGCTGATTACTTCTATAAGTATGTGCCACAAGTGAGTGATGATCTGGACGAAATGCAGAGAGAGCTGAACATGATCGCCAATTTGACtcaaggagcagaagaaaaaatttCATACATGCGAGATTCAGCCACTTCAGCGCAAAAGAGCTCCCAGCCAG agcCTCTCTTTAAAAGGTCCTCAAGTATGTTGGAAGACGTCATTCGATTTGAAAAGACGTTTATTGCACAAGAACAGCAAATTTT TGAACTCCAGAGTTTGATCTCGTCCAATGAGAGAAGCATGGCCGACTTGAAGCAACTGTccatgcagctgcagcagaggtgCAGCAACCCCTGCAGAGACGCCGTTGAAATCCAGCCTATCACAGGAGCAG attgcCAGGATATTGCAAATAAAGGTGCCACCACCAGCGGCCTCTACTACGTGAAGCCACCAAAAGCTCAAGAGCAGTTCTTGGTCTATTGTGAGATTGACAGCGTTGGGCGTGGTTTTACTGTACTCCAAAGA AGACGTGACGGCAGTGTGGATTTCTCCAAAAACTGGGTCCAGTACCAGGAAGGCTTTGGTTATCTGTCCCCTGATGACACCACCGAGTTCTGGCTGGGAAATGAAAAGATCCACCTTCTGACTGTCAGCTCCAACATCCCGGTTGTCCTAAGGATAGAGCTCGTTGACTGGGAGGGCAACAAAAG GTACGCTGACTACGCCATGTTCAGGGTTGGCTCAGCAGAGGACAATTACCGCCTGATGTATGGTTACTACTTTGGCGGCGACGCAGGGGATGCTTTCGATGGCGTTGACTTAGGAGATGACCCCAGCGACAAATATTACACCTCACACAACGGGATGCAGTTCAGCACCTTTGATAGAGACAACGACAAATATGACGGCAACTGTGCCCAGCAGGACGGCTCCGGATGGTGGATGAACAGATGTCACGCTGCACATTTGAATGGAAAATACTATCAGG GTGGCAGATACTCGGAAAAGGACGCGGGTGAACACGGCTATGACAATGGCATCACTTGGCTGACGTGGCACGACCGCTGGTACTCCCTGAAGGAAACAACCATGAAAATAATTCCTCTCAACCGCATCATGGCAGGAGGAGGACAGCAAGCTGGAGTGAAAAACTTTGGAGGACTGGGAAGCCGTTAA